A section of the Paralichthys olivaceus isolate ysfri-2021 chromosome 14, ASM2471397v2, whole genome shotgun sequence genome encodes:
- the LOC138413632 gene encoding protein FAM161A-like isoform X1 yields MSAMYRSASLENKALMSLYGDDGDLYFIRDEDCTSEEYELDSESSEEGKGGRGVRSSVSLEIYGLQREQQVHFSNLEYYRRLEELKDTHLRNMAELERMYINQGREWRGEEEEEDGGGLTTGRNREDRQSISSCPTRTLQRINSQEELDFHETSSGSDQSEDGIGELDTQRRRSPGQERTFVRDVLVIPEEMMNQKQFRFQPKASCSQPRGRLTHRSGVRARSNSKVTVPKPFQMMLREEDRKRHKVRTRSEIELENTLLRRELEEIRECQKQFRASPAPAHIHLPLFEMISRRFTQRSIPRRSSSNVRHDSKIKINRASAAVSPQPFNFLERERRKREAKIVAELGNLGQREERQGFKARPMPTSVYGARHRCGSKTSNSQPPSPPTCSLERDSDLEPEVLRSKSDSSTDSREPQRCPTAKSAKKQLQVSIEMVKEGEWSYGDPLKAAA; encoded by the exons atgtCAGCGATGTACCGATCAGCCTCTCTGGAAAACAAGGCGTTAATGTCTCTGTATGGAGACGATGGAGACCTCTACTTCATCAGAGACGAGGACTGTACCAGTGAG GAGTATGAGCTGGACTCAGAGAGCAGCGAGGAGGgcaaaggagggagaggagtcCGCAGCTCCGTGTCCCTGGAGATCTACGGCCTGCAGAGGGAGCAGCAAGTTCACTTCTCCAACCTGGAGTACTACAGgaggctggaggagctgaaggacACCCACCTGAGGAACATGGCCGAGCTGGAGAGGATGTACATCAATCAGGGCCGAGAGTGgcgtggagaggaggaggaggaggacggaggaggtCTGACGACAGGGAGGAACAGAGAAGACAGACAGTCCATCAG CAGCTGCCCGACCAGGACACTCCAGAGGATCAACTctcaggaggagctggacttcCACGAGACGTCGAGCGGTTCTGACCAATCGGAGGACGGCATCGGGGAGCTGGACACTCAAAGACGGAGGTCCCCTGGCCAGGAGCGAACCTTTGTGAG AGACGTCCTGGTGATCCCAGAGGAAATGATGAACCAGAAGCAGTTTCGGTTCCAGCCCAAGGCCTCGTGTTCGCAGCCGAGGGGACGATTAACCCATCGTTCTGGGGTCAGAGCTCGGTCGAACTCTAAGGTCACCGTGCCCAAACCCTTCCAGATGATGCTGAGGGAGGAGGACCGGAAGAGGCACAAGGTGCGGACGCGCTCAGAGATCGAGCTGGAGAACACGCTTCTGCGacgggagctggaggagatcagAGAATGCCAGAAACAGTTCCGGGCATCACCTGCACCAGCGCACATACACCTGCCTCTCTTTGAAATGATCAGCCGTCGCTTCACTCAGCGATCCATCCCgcgcagaagcagcagcaacgtTCGCCATGACTCCAAAATCAAAATCAACCGGGCCTCCGCTGCAGTGTCGCCACAGCCTTTCAATTTCCTGGAGAGAGAGCGGAGGAAGAGGGAGGCGAAGATTGTAGCAGAGCTGGGGAACCTTGGTCAGAGAGAGGAGCGCCAGGGCTTCAAGGCCAGGCCCATGCCCACCTCAGTGTACGGCGCCAGACACAGATGTGGCTCCAAGACCTCAAACAGCCAGCCCCCGTCTCCACCCACATGCTCACTGGAGAGGGACTCCGACCTGGAGCCAGAGGTGCTTCGGTCCAAGTCAGACTCCTCCACTGACTCCCGGGAGCCTCAGAGATGTCCGACCGCCAAATCAGCGAAGAAGCAGCTCCAGGTATCCATTGAGATGGTGAAGGAGGGGGAGTGGTCCTACGGTGACCCCCTCAAAGCTGCTGCCTGA
- the LOC138413632 gene encoding protein FAM161A-like isoform X2 yields the protein MSAMYRSASLENKALMSLYGDDGDLYFIRDEDCTSEEYELDSESSEEGKGGRGVRSSVSLEIYGLQREQQVHFSNLEYYRRLEELKDTHLRNMAELERMYINQGREWRGEEEEEDGGGLTTGRNREDRQSISCPTRTLQRINSQEELDFHETSSGSDQSEDGIGELDTQRRRSPGQERTFVRDVLVIPEEMMNQKQFRFQPKASCSQPRGRLTHRSGVRARSNSKVTVPKPFQMMLREEDRKRHKVRTRSEIELENTLLRRELEEIRECQKQFRASPAPAHIHLPLFEMISRRFTQRSIPRRSSSNVRHDSKIKINRASAAVSPQPFNFLERERRKREAKIVAELGNLGQREERQGFKARPMPTSVYGARHRCGSKTSNSQPPSPPTCSLERDSDLEPEVLRSKSDSSTDSREPQRCPTAKSAKKQLQVSIEMVKEGEWSYGDPLKAAA from the exons atgtCAGCGATGTACCGATCAGCCTCTCTGGAAAACAAGGCGTTAATGTCTCTGTATGGAGACGATGGAGACCTCTACTTCATCAGAGACGAGGACTGTACCAGTGAG GAGTATGAGCTGGACTCAGAGAGCAGCGAGGAGGgcaaaggagggagaggagtcCGCAGCTCCGTGTCCCTGGAGATCTACGGCCTGCAGAGGGAGCAGCAAGTTCACTTCTCCAACCTGGAGTACTACAGgaggctggaggagctgaaggacACCCACCTGAGGAACATGGCCGAGCTGGAGAGGATGTACATCAATCAGGGCCGAGAGTGgcgtggagaggaggaggaggaggacggaggaggtCTGACGACAGGGAGGAACAGAGAAGACAGACAGTCCATCAG CTGCCCGACCAGGACACTCCAGAGGATCAACTctcaggaggagctggacttcCACGAGACGTCGAGCGGTTCTGACCAATCGGAGGACGGCATCGGGGAGCTGGACACTCAAAGACGGAGGTCCCCTGGCCAGGAGCGAACCTTTGTGAG AGACGTCCTGGTGATCCCAGAGGAAATGATGAACCAGAAGCAGTTTCGGTTCCAGCCCAAGGCCTCGTGTTCGCAGCCGAGGGGACGATTAACCCATCGTTCTGGGGTCAGAGCTCGGTCGAACTCTAAGGTCACCGTGCCCAAACCCTTCCAGATGATGCTGAGGGAGGAGGACCGGAAGAGGCACAAGGTGCGGACGCGCTCAGAGATCGAGCTGGAGAACACGCTTCTGCGacgggagctggaggagatcagAGAATGCCAGAAACAGTTCCGGGCATCACCTGCACCAGCGCACATACACCTGCCTCTCTTTGAAATGATCAGCCGTCGCTTCACTCAGCGATCCATCCCgcgcagaagcagcagcaacgtTCGCCATGACTCCAAAATCAAAATCAACCGGGCCTCCGCTGCAGTGTCGCCACAGCCTTTCAATTTCCTGGAGAGAGAGCGGAGGAAGAGGGAGGCGAAGATTGTAGCAGAGCTGGGGAACCTTGGTCAGAGAGAGGAGCGCCAGGGCTTCAAGGCCAGGCCCATGCCCACCTCAGTGTACGGCGCCAGACACAGATGTGGCTCCAAGACCTCAAACAGCCAGCCCCCGTCTCCACCCACATGCTCACTGGAGAGGGACTCCGACCTGGAGCCAGAGGTGCTTCGGTCCAAGTCAGACTCCTCCACTGACTCCCGGGAGCCTCAGAGATGTCCGACCGCCAAATCAGCGAAGAAGCAGCTCCAGGTATCCATTGAGATGGTGAAGGAGGGGGAGTGGTCCTACGGTGACCCCCTCAAAGCTGCTGCCTGA